Part of the Mycolicibacterium mageritense genome is shown below.
CATGGCGCCCGCGCCACGGCCGGTGACCCGCGACGCCCAGCGTGCGGAAGCTCCGGCCGCGAGTGCGGCACGTCCGCGGAGGGTCAGCATTCCCGGGATTTTATGTGCACGACACGCTGCCCTGCCGCCCGAGGCTTGTCGGACCACCGTGCCATCCTGACGATATGAGCGACGCTACGGCTGTGACGGCAACCCCCTTGTGGGGCAGGCCGGCGGCCGAGCCGGGCTCCGGATGGGCCGTAGTCGACGTCGAGACGTCGGGATTCCGGCCGGGGCAGGCCCGCGTCGTGAGCATCGCAGCCCTGGCGGTGGGGGACGACGGCAATGTCGAGCGCAGCGTCTATTCGCTGCTCAACCCCGGCGTTGATCCGGGCCCCACGCACGTGCACGGGCTCACCGCGGAGATGTTGGAGGGCCAGCCGACGTTCGGTGACATCGTCGGTCAACTGGTCGAGGTGCTGCGGGGCCGCACCATGGTCGCCCACAATGTGGGCTTCGACTACGGGTTCCTGGCCGCCGAGGCCGAGCTCGTCGGTGCAGAGCTGCCGGTCGACAGTGTCATGTGCACGGTCGAGCTGGCTCGTCGGCTGGACTTGGGCACCGAGAATCTGCGCCTGGAGACGCTGGCCGCGCACTGGGGGATCAGCCAGATGCGGCCGCACGACGCGCTCGACGACGCGCAGGTGCTCGCCCAGATCCTCAAACCCACGCTCGCGCGTGCCCGCGAGCGCAAGGTGTGGCTGCCGCTGCGCGAGGTCAGCCGCAAGCGCTGGCCCAACGGTCAGGTCACCCACGAGGAATTCCGGCCGCTCAAGGTGCTTGCCGCGCGGTTGCCGTGCCCCTATCTCAACCCGGGAACGTACGTGCCGGGCCGGCCGCTCGTGCAGGGCATGCA
Proteins encoded:
- a CDS encoding DEDDh family exonuclease, giving the protein MSDATAVTATPLWGRPAAEPGSGWAVVDVETSGFRPGQARVVSIAALAVGDDGNVERSVYSLLNPGVDPGPTHVHGLTAEMLEGQPTFGDIVGQLVEVLRGRTMVAHNVGFDYGFLAAEAELVGAELPVDSVMCTVELARRLDLGTENLRLETLAAHWGISQMRPHDALDDAQVLAQILKPTLARARERKVWLPLREVSRKRWPNGQVTHEEFRPLKVLAARLPCPYLNPGTYVPGRPLVQGMQVALSAEVARTHEELIERILHAGLAYTEAVDQQTSVVLCNEPAPESGKGYHAKELGVPLVTDSDFMELLDDVIGGSAVEEFTDTTPVGDQFTLF